In the genome of Acidobacteriota bacterium, the window ACTATCTTCTGTTCTTTCTGTGCTGTCTGCATAATTCTCTCCTAGATATTGCTTTGATCTCTGGTGTTAAGGAGGCGGTCTCGGCCGCCTCCCGTGTGGGCATTTAGCAAAATGCCGGCACTACCTCTTCCAGCTTTTCCCGCTCTGCAGCGTCGAGAGCTCCGACCGTTTCAAGGAACTTCGGATGCGACATCCCGGTTCCGAGATAGGTCCAGCGGTTTGCCTGATGCTGTACCGTTATGAACTCCTCGCGTTCGGCCTCGGTAAGCGTGCGGCCCGTCGCAGTCTCGAACGCCTCAAGGTCAAAGAGCGTCTGCTGCTTGAGGCCCGTATCGAGAAAAAAACCGCCGATGTCCAAATAGTCCGCGACACCTTCCTTGATCTGCTGTTCCGACATTCCGGCGGCCAGTGCCTCGATCATCATCGTGTCGAGCTTCGCGTGCTGCGCTTCCTCAAGCCAGTGATGCTTGAGCAGGCTCTTGAACTGCGGGTCGAGGTCCTGATCGTTCCTGATGCTGTCCAGATAATGCCGCTGCGTCATCCATTCGATGTGAAGAATGACCAACGCAACGCCGAGTGGCCCATGGGCAAGAA includes:
- a CDS encoding diiron oxygenase; translated protein: MLNQIRGHAYLSIFGLVEEFILPFVLDHVRPSLDKDDYRVRAFLQFASEEAKHIQLFKQFSREFQENFGTECKVIGPPAEVAKAVLAHGPLGVALVILHIEWMTQRHYLDSIRNDQDLDPQFKSLLKHHWLEEAQHAKLDTMMIEALAAGMSEQQIKEGVADYLDIGGFFLDTGLKQQTLFDLEAFETATGRTLTEAEREEFITVQHQANRWTYLGTGMSHPKFLETVGALDAAEREKLEEVVPAFC